The Halarchaeum grantii nucleotide sequence ACGGAGCACGTCGGTCTTCGTGATGACGCCGACGACCGTCGTGGCGTCACCGGCGGGCGTGACGATGAGGCCCGCGTAGTCGTTCTCGAGCATGACGCGGACGGCGTCCTCGACGTCCGTCTCGGGCGTCGTCGTCTGGACGGGGCTCGACATCACGTCGTAGACGGGGAGGTCGAGCATGCGCTCGATCTCGCCGCGTCGGTCGCCCCGCGTCGTCTTCTCGATGTCGCGCGTGACGAACTCGACGAGGTCGTACGTGGTGACGACGCCGGTGAGGTCGCCGTCGTCGTCGAGGACGGGCAGTCGGGAGACGCCGCGCTCGCGCAGGCGGTTGATGACGACGCCGACGTTGTCGTCCTCGCCGACGGTGATGACGTCCTCGGTGTAGATGTCGGAGACGGTGAGCGCGTCGAGATTGTCGATGACGGCCTCGAGGAGGTCGTCCTCGGTGAGGACGCCCCAGAGCTGGTCGGCCTCGAAGACGGGTGCGACCTTCGAGCCGCCTTCGACGAGCTTCCGGGCGGCGTCCCGAACGTCCTCGGTCCGCGTGAGCTTGGGGGCGTTCCCCTCGGGGTTCGCGATGGAGGCCGCACGCGTGTTCTCCTCGATGTGGGAGCTGAGGAGTTGCTTCTGCGTGATGACGCCGACGTACTCGGCGCCGCCGGCGCGGGTGACGATGACGCCCTTCGGGTTCGACTCCTCGAAGAGCGAGCGGACTTTCCCGAGGCGTTCCTCGGCGTCGACCTCGACGTAGTCCTGAGTCGCGATATCGGAGATGTCCATGTACCTCGAACGTTGGCCGGGTAGGGTCTAAAAGATTATTGCAGGGACAGTCCGAGTGAGAATCGGGATATTCGACCGCTCAGTAGGCGTACAGACCGCCACAAGGCATTTGCACTCATACGTGGTATTAATACTCATGGGCGAACGTGTCTGCTATCGTGAATTCTGTCCGGCGTGCGACGCACCGCTGACGCACGTCGACGAGACGTGCCCCGACTGCGGGGCCGACCTCGACGCGTAAGGGGAGTCGAAACCGAGCGCGGGG carries:
- a CDS encoding CBS domain-containing protein, whose amino-acid sequence is MDISDIATQDYVEVDAEERLGKVRSLFEESNPKGVIVTRAGGAEYVGVITQKQLLSSHIEENTRAASIANPEGNAPKLTRTEDVRDAARKLVEGGSKVAPVFEADQLWGVLTEDDLLEAVIDNLDALTVSDIYTEDVITVGEDDNVGVVINRLRERGVSRLPVLDDDGDLTGVVTTYDLVEFVTRDIEKTTRGDRRGEIERMLDLPVYDVMSSPVQTTTPETDVEDAVRVMLENDYAGLIVTPAGDATTVVGVITKTDVLRALSYTEEEHMDVQITNIDLLDTISREDVRDGIEKVAGKYSKMTVQHAHVRFHEHKERLRGTPLIQCQIRLRTNKGQAAGTGEGYGADNAFYMALDTLERNVLEKKGIQSDEEYQGQLLRKLGEL
- a CDS encoding zinc ribbon domain-containing protein; its protein translation is MGERVCYREFCPACDAPLTHVDETCPDCGADLDA